From Chaetodon trifascialis isolate fChaTrf1 chromosome 1, fChaTrf1.hap1, whole genome shotgun sequence, one genomic window encodes:
- the rpl13 gene encoding large ribosomal subunit protein eL13 translates to MAPSRNGMILNPHFHKDWQKRVRTWFNQPARKIRRRKARQAKARLIAPRPVAGPLRPQVRCPTVRYHTKVRAGRGFTLEELKAAGIHKKTARTIGISVDPRRRNRSTESLQANVQRLKEYRSKLILFPRKASAPKKGDSTEEELKMATQLTGPVMPIRTVHKKEKARVISEDEKNFKAFASLRMARANARLFGIRAKRAKEAAEQDVEKKK, encoded by the exons ATGGCCCCCAGCCGGAATGGAATGATCTTGAACCCTCACTTCCACAAAGACTGGCAGAAAAGAGTGCGCACCTGGTTCAACCAGCCAGCCAGGAAGATCCGCAG GCGAAAGGCTCGTCAAGCCAAGGCCCGTCTCATTGCTCCCCGCCCTGTCGCTGGACCACTGAGGCCACAGGTCAGGTGTCCCACTGTCAGGTACCACACCAAGGTTCGTGCTGGACGTGGCTTCACCCTGGAGGAACTTAAG GCAGCTGGCATCCACAAAAAGACAGCCCGCACCATTGGCATCTCTGTTGACCCTCGCCGTCGCAACAGATCTACAGAATCTCTGCAGGCCAACGTGCAGCGTCTGAAGGAGTACCGCTCCAAACTCATCCTGTTCCCCAGGAAGGCTTCTGCTCCCAAGAAGGGAGACAGCACT GAGGAGGAACTGAAGATGGCCACTCAGCTCACTGGTCCAGTCATGCCCATCAGAACT GTGCACAAGAAGGAGAAGGCCCGGGTTATCTCTGAGGACGAGAAGAATTTCAAGGCTTTCGCCAGTCTGCGTATGGCCCGCGCCAACGCTCGTCTTTTTGGCATACGTGCCAAGAGAGCCAAAGAGGCCGCCGAGCAGGATGTGGAAAAGAAGAAGTAA